Proteins encoded in a region of the Acidobacteriota bacterium genome:
- a CDS encoding carboxypeptidase regulatory-like domain-containing protein encodes MLRIKLSISLCLLLPLSQEHFILGKVTDAGTNAPVAGAIVQVIRQGASSVDAGDRAAVQRSVTDANGRFLFRGLTASRYLIEARAAGFLPLRPSARVDLTSGQPGFPLAISLVRLGSVSGSVVDESGEPLAGVLVRVLAPGRSMVGTPGLFARTDDQGRYQVANVPPGDYVVGSISTTVARLPGTVQKTTAATPFLNMGNVLLEVPGEFTALTAPVGLRIDGQSVSVAPTTFYRSARVPDEAELVTVGPGEDLTGIDLTCIRQQTVRLVGQLFGQQTSAAAIAVRLVPRGVDDGLSEVPLDAARTLTDSTGRFAFAGVPPGDYTLSAESGAANTVEAGAPPLEFLRHPLSVGSADVEGLVLNLQPALLVTGRVEFLDPGTRPGGGARFSLRGIKQQRMGVSITERSAAADASGAVRLDGLLPGTYAFSAGLPAGWQVQDMFIDGREHKGGPVTLSADARIRIVAVRSLPTLTVTLTQQSGVEVSAMVAVIFPVAPEAWNHAWFDTRRARSEWIDARAQVQFGNLPVGEYFVAVLPRDRLAANWQAPGRLKELAASAQRVQLRSSMSVVVTAQARVNR; translated from the coding sequence ATGCTTCGGATCAAGCTGAGCATCAGTCTCTGCCTCCTGTTGCCGCTCAGCCAGGAACATTTCATTCTTGGCAAGGTGACAGACGCAGGAACGAACGCTCCTGTGGCGGGGGCGATCGTTCAGGTGATCAGGCAGGGTGCATCCAGCGTTGACGCGGGAGACCGTGCGGCTGTGCAGCGGTCGGTCACCGACGCCAATGGGCGGTTCTTGTTCAGAGGCCTGACGGCCAGCCGCTACTTGATAGAGGCTCGGGCGGCCGGTTTCCTGCCGTTGCGTCCGTCCGCGCGCGTCGACCTCACGTCCGGGCAACCTGGCTTCCCACTGGCAATCTCCCTGGTGCGACTGGGCTCAGTGTCGGGCTCGGTCGTCGATGAATCTGGGGAGCCATTGGCAGGGGTCCTCGTTCGCGTGCTTGCACCCGGGCGGTCGATGGTAGGAACACCGGGCCTGTTCGCTCGCACGGACGACCAGGGGCGGTATCAGGTGGCCAATGTCCCCCCAGGAGACTACGTAGTCGGGAGCATTTCGACTACGGTCGCACGCCTCCCCGGCACGGTTCAGAAGACGACGGCCGCAACCCCATTTCTCAACATGGGCAACGTGCTCCTGGAGGTGCCTGGCGAATTCACAGCGCTGACCGCACCCGTTGGCCTCCGCATCGACGGCCAGTCGGTCAGTGTTGCGCCGACCACCTTCTACCGATCGGCGCGTGTCCCCGATGAGGCCGAACTCGTCACTGTGGGCCCCGGAGAGGATCTCACCGGTATCGATCTGACATGCATCCGTCAGCAAACGGTGCGCCTGGTGGGTCAGCTGTTTGGGCAGCAGACTTCGGCGGCGGCAATCGCCGTGCGTCTCGTTCCGCGAGGCGTTGATGATGGGCTTTCAGAGGTGCCGCTGGATGCCGCGCGTACCCTGACCGACTCGACCGGTCGCTTTGCGTTCGCGGGCGTGCCTCCAGGTGACTACACCCTCTCAGCCGAGTCAGGCGCCGCCAATACGGTCGAGGCCGGCGCGCCACCGCTCGAGTTCCTCAGGCACCCGCTGAGTGTGGGATCGGCCGACGTCGAAGGCCTTGTGCTCAACCTGCAACCCGCGTTGTTGGTGACCGGTCGCGTGGAATTCCTGGACCCGGGAACCAGACCTGGAGGAGGAGCCAGGTTCTCGCTTCGGGGGATAAAGCAGCAACGCATGGGGGTCTCGATCACGGAGCGCTCAGCGGCTGCCGACGCATCAGGCGCGGTGCGGTTGGACGGCCTGCTCCCAGGCACCTACGCGTTCAGTGCCGGCCTGCCTGCCGGGTGGCAGGTCCAGGACATGTTCATCGATGGGCGCGAACACAAGGGTGGTCCTGTGACCTTGTCTGCAGACGCTCGTATACGGATTGTTGCCGTTCGGAGTCTCCCGACCCTCACCGTGACCCTGACGCAGCAGTCAGGTGTGGAAGTATCGGCCATGGTGGCTGTGATATTCCCAGTGGCGCCCGAGGCCTGGAACCACGCGTGGTTTGACACCCGGCGTGCGCGTTCTGAGTGGATCGATGCACGCGCCCAAGTTCAGTTCGGCAACCTCCCTGTCGGCGAGTATTTCGTCGCGGTTCTTCCCAGGGACCGGCTCGCCGCGAACTGGCAAGCGCCAGGCCGTCTGAAAGAGTTGGCCGCCAGTGCCCAACGGGTGCAACTGCGGTCGTCGATGTCCGTTGTCGTAACAGCCCAGGCTCGAGTGAACCGATAG
- a CDS encoding molybdopterin-dependent oxidoreductase — translation MARRADHTSGQCVGVSHVRTDAVAKAAGTALYPQDVPLPPGCLHAVTVRAPVARAWLRRLNTAATLATPGVVRVITAGDVRGTNRFGLMESDQEVLVTDRIRGASDVVAVVVGTTEAAARLGAGCLELELVTETPLIDPERACDEDAPVVHPGRTPTGSHPNIVTEQAIARGDVDAAVAGAAIVISAEYRTELVEHAFLGPEAGIAVPEQDGSLTLNVATQWPQEDLRQAAEALGEPVDGLRIVQQTIGGAFGAREDISLQILLLLAARVAGAPVRMVWDRVESIRGHSKRHPFHIRHVLGADRQGRFLAARIDILADAGCYASSSKAVMANAISQACGPYAIAAVRVTGRAVFTNNPYTGAFRGFGVNQVTFAMEQQVNKLAHALGMAPDAIRRRNFVREGGRLATGPKVFARTGLDLTLSAATARARRRRLPRSCGDWRYGRGTASALKNVGFSFGFDDHATARVTVTRLAITVWVAASEVGQGTETVLAQIAAEALGTTPRAVTIEWRDSANAPGAGRASASHQTFVSGNAVRLACEQARRAVTARGGRRALPPEGVTVTSTFHAPSTDPLATTSPTRHAYSYAWSACVADVGVDLGTGAVRVLRVVNAIDAGRVINPHLVEGQVEGGVVMGQGYALQERCPTLGGMFDHPGLSTCNLPTSVDASPIIETIAVEGADPSGPYGARGIGEITMIPVVPAIAAAIHAAAGVWMDHLPIVPERLLAALERDGLLR, via the coding sequence ATGGCTCGACGCGCTGACCACACCAGCGGCCAGTGCGTCGGCGTCAGCCACGTCCGGACCGACGCGGTGGCCAAAGCCGCCGGCACCGCGCTCTACCCGCAGGACGTCCCACTGCCGCCGGGCTGCCTGCACGCGGTGACGGTTCGTGCGCCGGTGGCCCGTGCCTGGCTGCGCCGGCTCAACACCGCCGCGACGCTCGCCACGCCAGGCGTGGTCCGGGTGATCACCGCCGGTGACGTCCGGGGCACCAATCGGTTCGGCCTGATGGAATCCGATCAGGAAGTGCTGGTGACGGACCGGATTCGCGGCGCTTCGGATGTTGTTGCGGTCGTCGTGGGCACCACTGAGGCAGCCGCGCGATTGGGGGCCGGATGCCTTGAGCTTGAGCTGGTGACCGAGACCCCACTGATCGATCCCGAGCGAGCCTGCGATGAAGACGCGCCGGTGGTGCATCCCGGGCGTACGCCCACCGGCTCTCACCCGAATATCGTCACCGAGCAGGCGATCGCGCGAGGCGATGTCGACGCCGCAGTGGCTGGAGCCGCGATCGTCATCAGCGCCGAGTACCGGACCGAACTGGTGGAGCACGCCTTTCTCGGACCCGAGGCCGGCATCGCCGTTCCGGAGCAGGACGGCAGCCTCACGCTGAACGTCGCCACGCAGTGGCCGCAGGAGGATCTGCGCCAGGCGGCCGAGGCGCTCGGCGAGCCCGTCGACGGCCTCCGCATCGTCCAGCAGACGATCGGCGGAGCGTTCGGCGCACGCGAAGATATTTCACTGCAGATTCTGCTCCTGCTGGCGGCGCGGGTGGCGGGCGCACCGGTGCGCATGGTGTGGGATCGCGTCGAGTCGATCCGCGGCCACAGCAAACGGCATCCGTTCCACATTCGCCACGTGCTCGGCGCCGATCGTCAAGGCCGTTTTCTCGCGGCTCGCATTGACATACTGGCGGATGCCGGGTGTTACGCCAGTTCGTCGAAGGCAGTGATGGCCAATGCCATCTCGCAGGCCTGCGGGCCATACGCGATTGCGGCCGTGCGAGTGACTGGCCGTGCCGTGTTCACCAACAATCCGTACACCGGTGCCTTCCGCGGGTTTGGCGTGAACCAGGTGACGTTTGCCATGGAGCAGCAGGTCAACAAGCTTGCGCACGCCCTGGGAATGGCGCCCGATGCCATCCGGCGCCGCAACTTCGTGCGTGAAGGGGGACGTCTGGCCACGGGCCCGAAGGTGTTTGCCCGCACAGGACTCGATCTGACTCTGTCAGCAGCCACGGCCCGGGCTCGGCGTCGGCGCCTGCCACGGTCGTGCGGCGACTGGCGGTACGGCCGGGGTACGGCCAGCGCCTTGAAGAACGTCGGTTTCAGCTTTGGGTTCGATGATCACGCCACGGCTCGCGTCACCGTGACTCGCTTGGCGATCACGGTGTGGGTCGCTGCCTCGGAGGTTGGGCAGGGAACCGAGACGGTGCTGGCGCAGATTGCCGCCGAGGCGCTCGGGACGACGCCACGCGCAGTCACGATCGAATGGCGAGACTCGGCAAATGCGCCGGGGGCTGGCCGGGCGTCGGCCTCGCACCAGACGTTTGTGTCGGGGAACGCCGTGCGTCTGGCGTGCGAGCAGGCTCGGCGCGCAGTCACCGCGCGCGGCGGACGCCGGGCATTGCCGCCGGAGGGGGTGACCGTCACATCGACATTCCATGCGCCCTCGACCGATCCGCTGGCCACCACTTCGCCCACGCGTCACGCGTACTCGTACGCGTGGAGTGCATGCGTGGCGGATGTGGGCGTGGATCTCGGGACCGGTGCCGTGCGTGTGCTGCGTGTGGTGAACGCGATTGATGCGGGTCGCGTGATCAACCCCCACCTGGTCGAGGGCCAGGTGGAGGGCGGGGTGGTGATGGGGCAGGGATACGCGCTTCAGGAACGGTGCCCCACCCTTGGCGGGATGTTCGACCACCCAGGCCTTTCGACCTGCAATCTGCCCACCTCGGTCGATGCGTCGCCCATCATCGAGACGATCGCCGTGGAAGGGGCCGACCCGTCGGGTCCATACGGTGCACGCGGCATCGGCGAGATCACGATGATCCCGGTGGTACCTGCCATCGCCGCCGCCATTCACGCTGCGGCCGGAGTGTGGATGGACCATCTTCCCATCGTGCCCGAGCGGCTGTTGGCCGCGCTGGAACGCGACGGGCTGCTACGGTAG
- a CDS encoding SRPBCC domain-containing protein, with translation MTMPLTSVTKDPATLTLTVVGDYPVPQQRLWDAFADPRQLERFWGPPVAPAIFTHHDFTVGGRAEYFLSLPDGSQWHGSWKFTAVNPIDSFEALDGEDNAEDEDMPAGMTFTFETTPTGSRMTCVTQFSSIEAMEETVPGMEEGLRAAMPQLDALLTELEG, from the coding sequence ATGACGATGCCGCTGACCTCTGTCACCAAAGACCCCGCAACGCTCACCCTCACCGTGGTGGGCGACTATCCCGTTCCGCAACAACGCCTGTGGGACGCGTTTGCCGACCCACGCCAGCTCGAGCGCTTCTGGGGACCACCCGTCGCGCCCGCCATCTTCACGCATCATGACTTCACCGTTGGCGGTCGCGCCGAGTACTTCCTGAGCTTGCCGGATGGAAGCCAGTGGCACGGCTCATGGAAGTTCACCGCGGTGAATCCGATCGACTCGTTTGAGGCGCTCGACGGCGAAGACAATGCCGAGGACGAGGACATGCCGGCAGGGATGACATTCACGTTCGAAACCACACCGACAGGATCGCGCATGACCTGCGTCACACAGTTCTCGAGCATCGAAGCCATGGAGGAGACGGTTCCCGGCATGGAAGAAGGGCTACGCGCCGCGATGCCGCAGCTTGACGCATTGCTTACTGAACTCGAAGGCTGA
- a CDS encoding ribbon-helix-helix protein, CopG family — MEEVLTVRVPRGTRRKLEKRAKAQNLSLSQYVRRALEMEELLGALESARLDLVPQARAQGIYTDDDVFSIVS, encoded by the coding sequence ATGGAAGAAGTGCTGACGGTTCGCGTGCCCAGGGGCACCCGGCGCAAGCTTGAGAAACGCGCCAAAGCGCAGAACCTTTCTCTGAGCCAGTACGTGCGCCGAGCACTCGAGATGGAGGAACTGCTCGGGGCGCTGGAGTCCGCGCGCCTTGATCTTGTTCCTCAAGCGCGCGCACAGGGCATCTACACGGACGACGACGTCTTTTCGATCGTCTCGTGA
- a CDS encoding (2Fe-2S)-binding protein — MKRRATATRVAITVNGILRTTRVTASTTLLQLVRDRFGLTGTKDACGVGECGACTVLLDGEPTLSCLVLAPEADGRTVTTIEHATNPRLRRLRRAFADHGAIQCGFCTPGMILAASPLPANATAAAIRSGLAGNICRCTGYTKIVRAVQQAGRRHGSTR, encoded by the coding sequence ATGAAGCGACGCGCGACCGCGACGAGAGTCGCAATCACCGTGAACGGTATCCTGCGAACGACCCGCGTGACGGCATCGACCACACTGCTGCAGCTCGTACGCGACCGGTTCGGTCTTACGGGAACAAAGGACGCCTGCGGCGTCGGCGAGTGCGGCGCCTGCACGGTCCTGCTTGATGGCGAGCCCACCCTGTCGTGTCTGGTGCTTGCCCCCGAGGCGGACGGGCGGACCGTGACAACGATCGAACACGCCACGAACCCCCGATTGCGCCGCCTTCGTCGCGCGTTTGCCGATCACGGCGCCATTCAGTGCGGGTTCTGCACGCCTGGAATGATCCTGGCGGCCAGCCCGTTGCCGGCCAACGCCACCGCCGCGGCGATTCGGTCCGGGCTGGCCGGCAACATCTGCCGCTGTACGGGGTACACGAAGATCGTGCGCGCCGTGCAGCAGGCGGGACGACGACATGGCTCGACGCGCTGA
- a CDS encoding putative toxin-antitoxin system toxin component, PIN family, whose product MIVVLDTNVLVAGLVAHGLCHELLERSIRLRLMASSAPLLEELDATLQRKFTITPRVKTFLDAYRQSLVLVVPVTLPHPVCRDADDDVVLGTAVAAGATVIVSGDQDLLVLRDYNGIPIINPRAFVEFLDRSVAQKNT is encoded by the coding sequence GTGATCGTCGTCCTCGACACGAACGTCCTTGTCGCGGGCCTCGTGGCGCACGGCCTCTGCCACGAGTTGTTGGAGCGATCCATCCGGTTGCGCCTGATGGCCTCGTCCGCGCCGCTTCTGGAGGAACTGGATGCGACACTCCAAAGAAAATTTACGATCACTCCGAGAGTAAAGACGTTCCTTGACGCCTATCGTCAGAGCCTTGTGTTGGTGGTCCCCGTGACGCTTCCACACCCGGTGTGCCGTGACGCTGATGACGACGTGGTGCTCGGCACGGCCGTGGCCGCCGGTGCGACGGTGATCGTCTCTGGAGATCAGGACCTCCTCGTGTTGCGAGACTACAACGGGATTCCGATCATCAATCCCCGCGCGTTCGTGGAGTTCCTTGACCGCAGCGTTGCTCAGAAGAATACGTGA
- a CDS encoding winged helix-turn-helix transcriptional regulator, whose amino-acid sequence MVVFRKQSDEALNQLFRALADGTRRDILARSLTETLSVSDLAARYEMSFAAVQKHVGVLERAGLVQKRAHGRQQLVSTNHARLQRAGELLEYFESIWRHRMAQLDEVLLPKGK is encoded by the coding sequence ATGGTTGTATTTAGGAAGCAGAGCGATGAAGCGCTCAACCAGCTGTTCCGCGCACTGGCCGATGGCACGCGACGCGACATCCTGGCGCGGTCGCTTACGGAAACGCTGTCGGTATCCGACCTTGCTGCGCGATACGAAATGAGCTTCGCGGCCGTGCAAAAACACGTCGGCGTGCTCGAGCGCGCGGGTCTCGTTCAAAAGCGTGCACACGGCCGCCAGCAACTCGTGTCCACCAACCACGCTCGGCTCCAGCGAGCCGGCGAGCTCCTCGAATACTTCGAATCCATCTGGCGCCATCGCATGGCGCAGCTCGACGAGGTTCTTCTGCCGAAAGGAAAATGA
- a CDS encoding carboxypeptidase regulatory-like domain-containing protein, giving the protein MLKYLLASVLTITVGATSRAAPQSLVSELDGVVEDAQSGLPIANVTVTLVDRSATPLAVATSNTQGRFRFSAVADGQVYLVAHKYPLLIVPAVHGLPAGAAMALVFPRAETSIVTVQMRRGGVIEGTVWSPTQQPVPGATVRLERSVLLDGTRDGSTGAAAPAVVVAGTTGRYRFAGLPDGEYFVLVSPPGSSGSTPITIPDEAEIEWAERLLARDPQRSASPSRIPQPVRRQVEYAPVYHPGTVLPADAAAIHVTGGNQTSGVDIRLTLVSTVSIAGVVSPAGLSTRVGQVSLLQGSNPQSARLRSVPLLEDGRFGFSGLSPGAYRLIAHAKGEGPAHNLSAELPIVVGSSDIDDLVLHLEPGRLVSGQVTIRSAVGLSPSPAPTSMELLLRREDVGIRVSTNDAHRATVAPDNTFSFRAVPPGRYSLHLGASTLPTARLWSVDISGAATRREIVVQSGQDLGDLRVDLVPPSLGVAGSLIAEGQALQFSYAVVVFPVDPADWKSASASIAWAPVRPDRRFTISELPAGDYLIAAVFLTDTELAISRPLLEDLASVGVRLALQSGTRHELNLKVGREPRR; this is encoded by the coding sequence GTGCTCAAGTACCTCCTTGCGTCGGTACTCACCATCACCGTGGGTGCTACCTCGCGCGCGGCGCCCCAGTCACTCGTGTCCGAGTTGGACGGCGTCGTCGAAGACGCTCAATCGGGCCTGCCAATTGCCAATGTCACGGTCACCCTGGTGGACCGCAGCGCGACGCCACTTGCGGTCGCGACGTCAAACACCCAAGGTCGATTCCGATTCTCAGCTGTTGCAGATGGCCAGGTATATTTGGTCGCGCACAAGTATCCGCTGTTGATCGTTCCGGCAGTGCATGGACTCCCGGCCGGTGCCGCAATGGCACTCGTCTTTCCGCGCGCTGAGACCAGCATCGTGACCGTTCAAATGCGCCGCGGCGGAGTGATCGAGGGGACAGTGTGGTCGCCGACCCAGCAGCCCGTCCCCGGCGCCACCGTTCGACTCGAGCGGAGCGTTCTGCTGGACGGGACTCGCGATGGCTCAACAGGCGCCGCGGCTCCTGCGGTGGTTGTCGCCGGCACGACAGGGCGATACCGCTTCGCCGGATTGCCTGATGGAGAGTATTTTGTCCTGGTGTCGCCACCGGGTTCATCCGGCTCCACACCCATCACGATTCCAGATGAGGCGGAGATCGAATGGGCTGAGCGGCTTCTGGCCCGGGATCCCCAGCGATCAGCCAGTCCGTCGAGGATACCTCAACCAGTACGACGCCAGGTCGAATATGCGCCGGTCTACCACCCCGGAACCGTCCTGCCTGCAGATGCTGCCGCCATCCACGTCACGGGCGGCAATCAGACGAGTGGTGTCGACATCCGCCTGACCCTCGTGAGCACAGTGTCGATCGCGGGCGTCGTTTCCCCGGCAGGCTTGTCGACGCGAGTAGGACAGGTGTCACTACTTCAAGGCAGCAATCCGCAGTCGGCTCGGCTGCGGTCGGTGCCCCTTCTCGAAGATGGGCGGTTTGGCTTCTCGGGACTGAGTCCTGGCGCGTACCGCCTGATTGCGCATGCGAAGGGTGAAGGGCCAGCCCACAACCTGTCCGCCGAACTTCCCATCGTCGTCGGCTCTTCGGACATCGATGATCTGGTATTGCACCTGGAGCCAGGGCGACTCGTTTCAGGTCAGGTGACCATTCGGTCCGCGGTCGGGCTATCGCCGTCACCAGCGCCAACGAGCATGGAACTTCTCCTTCGCCGCGAGGATGTGGGTATCCGGGTCTCGACGAATGACGCCCATCGCGCAACCGTGGCACCCGACAATACCTTCTCCTTTCGGGCCGTGCCTCCAGGTCGCTACAGCCTGCATCTGGGGGCCTCAACTCTTCCAACTGCTCGCCTATGGAGTGTTGATATATCCGGAGCGGCCACGCGGCGCGAGATTGTGGTTCAGTCTGGGCAGGACCTGGGCGACCTGCGGGTAGACCTTGTGCCGCCAAGCCTGGGAGTTGCGGGTTCCCTGATCGCGGAAGGCCAAGCGCTGCAATTCTCATATGCCGTTGTGGTGTTTCCCGTTGACCCAGCGGACTGGAAGTCCGCGAGCGCTTCCATTGCCTGGGCGCCCGTGCGCCCCGACCGCCGGTTCACTATCTCTGAACTTCCGGCTGGTGACTACCTCATCGCGGCGGTGTTTTTGACTGACACCGAATTGGCTATCAGTCGCCCTCTGCTGGAAGATCTGGCTTCGGTCGGAGTGCGCCTCGCACTGCAGAGTGGTACGCGCCACGAGCTCAATCTCAAAGTCGGCCGAGAGCCTAGGCGATAA
- a CDS encoding radical SAM protein: MLTVHEIYVSVQGESTHVGRPCVFVRLTACDLRCVWCDTPYAFTGGKKMSIDEVVGAVRDLNCNLVELTGGEPLLQAEAIPLMQRLLDDGFEVLVETGGHLPIDRLPKGVHAIMDVKCPGSGEAAKMHWPNLLALSKDHEVKFVIADRADYEYARRIITEHDLGARAGAVLLSPVHGRQRADEVVTWMLEDHLPARLQIQAHKFIWTPETRGV, from the coding sequence GTGCTGACCGTCCACGAAATCTACGTCTCTGTACAAGGCGAATCCACGCACGTGGGACGGCCGTGTGTATTCGTGCGCCTGACGGCGTGTGACCTCCGGTGCGTCTGGTGCGATACGCCGTACGCCTTCACCGGCGGCAAGAAGATGTCCATCGACGAGGTCGTCGGCGCCGTCCGCGACCTTAACTGCAACCTCGTGGAGTTGACCGGCGGCGAGCCGCTGCTGCAGGCCGAGGCCATTCCGCTGATGCAGCGCCTCCTGGACGACGGATTCGAAGTGCTCGTCGAGACCGGGGGGCACCTGCCGATCGACCGGCTCCCCAAGGGCGTGCACGCCATCATGGACGTGAAGTGCCCCGGCAGCGGGGAAGCCGCGAAGATGCACTGGCCCAACCTTCTCGCGCTCTCGAAGGATCACGAAGTGAAGTTCGTCATCGCCGACCGCGCAGACTACGAGTACGCGCGCCGCATCATCACTGAGCATGACCTTGGTGCGCGCGCCGGGGCCGTGCTGCTCTCACCGGTTCACGGCAGGCAGCGCGCCGACGAAGTGGTGACGTGGATGCTCGAAGACCATCTGCCCGCGCGCCTGCAGATTCAGGCGCACAAGTTCATCTGGACTCCGGAGACTCGCGGCGTATGA
- the queC gene encoding 7-cyano-7-deazaguanine synthase QueC, which translates to MKRAVVLLSGGLDSATAAAMAQREGWELFALTLRYGQVHQAELEAARRVAAALGVSRHVELEVDLKAFGGSSLTGDGDIPKDDVDAPGIPTTYVPARNTVFLSLALAWAEVLGAERIVIGVNAIDYSGYPDCRPEYIAAFEYLASLATRAGVEGRALRLYTPLQHLTKAGIIRLGTELRVDFSLTHSCYDPREDGRPCGHCDSCLLRARGFAEAGVVDPA; encoded by the coding sequence ATGAAACGCGCGGTCGTTCTGCTCTCGGGTGGTCTCGACTCGGCCACCGCGGCCGCGATGGCCCAGCGCGAGGGCTGGGAGTTGTTTGCCCTGACCCTGAGGTACGGTCAGGTGCATCAAGCGGAACTGGAAGCCGCTCGCCGTGTGGCTGCAGCCCTTGGCGTGTCGCGCCATGTGGAACTCGAGGTTGACCTGAAGGCCTTCGGCGGCTCGTCGCTCACGGGCGACGGGGACATCCCGAAAGACGATGTGGATGCGCCGGGGATTCCCACCACCTATGTGCCCGCGCGCAATACGGTGTTCCTGTCGCTGGCACTCGCGTGGGCGGAGGTTCTGGGCGCCGAACGCATCGTGATCGGCGTGAATGCGATCGACTATTCGGGATATCCCGACTGCCGGCCGGAATACATCGCCGCATTCGAGTATCTGGCGAGTTTGGCGACCAGGGCGGGAGTGGAAGGGCGCGCTCTCCGGCTGTATACGCCGCTGCAGCATCTCACCAAGGCCGGCATCATCCGGCTCGGTACCGAATTGCGCGTGGACTTCAGCCTGACTCACAGTTGTTACGACCCGCGCGAGGACGGCAGGCCGTGCGGCCATTGCGACAGTTGCCTCCTGCGCGCCAGAGGCTTCGCCGAAGCCGGAGTGGTTGACCCCGCATGA
- a CDS encoding HRDC domain-containing protein encodes MSLLPPPILVDDASGLLDLAAALAPCAAVGVDTESNSLHAYRERVCLIQFSTPAADFIVDPIAVPDLSPLAPFFASPEHEKIFHASEGDLLVLGRDFSFVFANIFDTMSAARTLGWPQVGLAAVLNTQFGVTLSKTHQRADWGRRPLRVDMLDYARLDTHYLVALRERLHAALVEGGLWAEAQEDFERLARVQPKPASPSPDPMAFWRAKGARALPPGQAAVLKAVFDYREGQAQRINQPPFKVMGEEVLLELTRRAPASLDELGAVPGMTPGQVHRHGRALLAAIQQGLRAPAPPAPVVEVPPDDVLARYDRLVQWRKKRANARGVESDVILPRTTLRDLSQRPPRTLDELAGIADFGPRRRELYGEEILAVVSGTA; translated from the coding sequence ATGTCGCTGCTTCCGCCGCCTATTCTCGTTGACGACGCTTCCGGCCTGCTGGATCTCGCGGCCGCCCTCGCGCCCTGCGCCGCGGTTGGCGTGGACACCGAGTCCAACAGCCTCCACGCCTATCGGGAGCGCGTGTGCCTGATTCAGTTCTCCACGCCTGCCGCCGACTTCATCGTCGATCCGATTGCCGTGCCTGACCTGAGCCCGCTGGCGCCCTTCTTCGCCAGTCCCGAACACGAGAAGATCTTCCACGCCAGTGAGGGCGACCTGCTCGTTCTCGGCCGCGACTTTTCGTTCGTGTTCGCGAACATCTTCGACACGATGTCGGCCGCCCGGACGCTCGGCTGGCCACAGGTCGGCCTTGCCGCAGTGCTCAATACGCAGTTTGGCGTCACGTTGAGCAAGACACATCAGCGAGCCGACTGGGGACGACGTCCTCTGAGAGTCGACATGCTCGACTACGCCCGGCTGGATACGCATTACCTGGTGGCGCTGCGCGAACGGCTGCACGCCGCGTTGGTCGAAGGCGGACTTTGGGCTGAGGCCCAGGAGGACTTCGAACGCCTCGCGCGCGTTCAGCCGAAACCTGCGTCCCCATCGCCCGACCCGATGGCATTCTGGCGCGCGAAAGGCGCTCGCGCTCTGCCGCCCGGTCAGGCTGCGGTCCTGAAGGCCGTGTTCGACTATCGCGAGGGTCAGGCCCAGCGCATCAATCAGCCGCCGTTCAAGGTGATGGGAGAAGAGGTGCTGTTGGAACTGACCCGGCGCGCGCCCGCGAGTCTCGACGAACTGGGTGCGGTTCCAGGCATGACTCCCGGCCAGGTCCATCGCCACGGTCGGGCATTATTGGCTGCCATCCAGCAAGGCCTGCGCGCACCCGCGCCGCCGGCGCCGGTCGTGGAGGTGCCGCCCGACGATGTGCTGGCTCGATACGATCGTTTGGTTCAGTGGCGAAAGAAGCGCGCGAATGCACGAGGCGTGGAATCGGACGTCATCCTGCCCCGCACGACCCTGCGCGACCTGTCGCAGCGCCCACCGCGTACCCTCGACGAGCTGGCCGGCATTGCCGACTTCGGCCCGCGGCGGCGGGAGTTGTACGGGGAGGAGATTCTGGCGGTGGTGTCTGGCACGGCCTGA